A genomic region of Pseudomonas migulae contains the following coding sequences:
- a CDS encoding FecR family protein, which translates to MTSIHPPSEQMINEAAYWLTLLHDDLATDADREAFDAWRDADPRHAVALERMRSLWGSFDELPAAPARVALKHAFARRGSTASSRGVQAIALLGVLVCGWIGLDNMPVWFADQRTSVGERREVALSDGSHIQLNSNSAVDVKFDGQQRVIELLAGELWVEVAKDAKRPFVVRTDQGTATALGTRYLVQRAADGSTVVSVLESVVAAQPNGAAAVKLKAGEKTTLKDGRVQTPQPIGNTDPDAWTRGLLKVDDQPLSEVLQALASYRHGLVRFDEQALQGLRVSGVFRLDDTDAALATLADNLPITVEHFTDLLVVIKPL; encoded by the coding sequence GTGACGAGCATTCATCCACCTTCCGAACAGATGATCAACGAGGCGGCGTACTGGTTGACGCTGTTGCACGACGATCTGGCCACTGACGCGGACCGCGAGGCCTTCGATGCCTGGCGCGATGCCGACCCGCGACACGCGGTTGCCCTGGAGCGCATGCGTTCGCTGTGGGGCAGTTTCGATGAGCTACCGGCCGCCCCCGCACGTGTTGCCCTCAAGCATGCCTTTGCCCGTCGGGGCTCGACGGCGTCGAGTCGTGGGGTTCAGGCCATTGCGTTGCTGGGTGTGTTGGTCTGTGGCTGGATCGGACTGGACAACATGCCGGTGTGGTTTGCCGATCAGCGCACCAGCGTGGGTGAGCGGCGCGAGGTGGCGCTCTCGGACGGCAGCCATATCCAGCTCAACAGCAACTCGGCGGTGGACGTGAAGTTTGACGGGCAGCAGCGCGTGATCGAGTTGCTGGCCGGGGAGTTGTGGGTGGAAGTCGCCAAGGACGCCAAGCGACCGTTCGTGGTGCGCACCGATCAAGGCACCGCGACGGCGCTGGGCACGCGTTATCTGGTGCAGCGCGCAGCCGATGGTTCCACCGTGGTCAGCGTGCTCGAGTCTGTCGTTGCCGCTCAACCGAACGGTGCCGCAGCGGTGAAACTCAAGGCTGGAGAGAAAACCACGCTCAAGGATGGCCGGGTGCAAACCCCTCAGCCCATCGGTAACACCGACCCGGATGCCTGGACCCGAGGCCTGCTCAAGGTCGATGACCAACCCCTGAGCGAAGTGCTTCAGGCCCTCGCCAGCTATCGCCACGGTCTGGTGCGTTTCGACGAACAGGCGTTGCAAGGGTTGCGTGTTTCCGGGGTATTCCGCCTTGACGACACAGACGCAGCGCTCGCGACACTGGCCGACAACCTGCCGATCACCGTCGAGCACTTCACCGATTTGCTGGTGGTGATCAAACCCCTCTGA